A region from the Candidatus Poribacteria bacterium genome encodes:
- a CDS encoding UPF0175 family protein, whose protein sequence is MAITLYLPSELAIPLSIAGYDGGKLTEEAKRLLAVALFQRNVLALGQAAKLAEMHLWNFIQFLS, encoded by the coding sequence ATGGCTATCACACTATACCTACCGAGCGAACTCGCAATCCCACTTTCCATCGCAGGCTATGACGGAGGGAAACTTACTGAAGAAGCAAAGCGGTTACTTGCGGTTGCACTCTTTCAGCGCAATGTCCTTGCTTTAGGCCAAGCTGCAAAATTGGCAGAGATGCATCTGTGGAATTTCATTCAGTTTTTGAGCTAA